ACTTTGGAAGACGACACACCTGGTGGCGTCACCATGGTAACATCACATGGTCATCACCTCACTGCAGGTGTGGTCGAAGATTACCACATTGTACTGGAAGGTGGACACGTTCTTGAAGACAAAGAACTGGCCTATCTGCAGCTAATGAGCAACGGTGAAGACTGCCCACCCGTCGATGTATGTGTCATCGCCTTCTCTCACCGTAGTCATCCTCCAGTAGCAGCCAgtgttggtggtgatgatgatgttcGAAGGGATTTCTCCGAACCACATGACGAAATCATGAGGGATCCGTAGCCGGTTGAAGGTGGGCCTGAAGACGATGCGCAGGAACTGGTCCAGCCCTACGTCCGGCAGGAAGTGACCGACGTTAGCTGCCCAGCTTCTTGGACGGTCCCTCGACGGGGGTCTCAGGTGACCCAAGCTTAAGCTTCTCAGTCTGCCACAAGAACACATGCCATTAGAGGTGTGCCAGCTCACAAGTATATAGATGAAAACGAACATTGGAAACATGTGATGCCTCATACATTGGATCACACGGCAGCTCAAGGGACTGccctcaaactaagtctagtgtgcaagtaatcacacacacacgactaagtttgagggcagcaccttgtcttccagtgtgccattgttgaatcattggccatTGCAGTAGACTAACAAAATGAGGCCTCATAAATTGGATCACACGGCAGACAAAGGGACTGtccgcaaactaagtctagtgtgcaagaaATATGGCACATGATGGcgtgtaaagcacacgtccgttgggaaccccaagaggaaggtgtgatgcgcacatcagtaagttttccctcagaaagaaaccaaggttatcgaaccagtaggagatgaaggccacgtgaaggttgttggtggaggagtgtagtgcggcgcaacaccagggattccggcgccaacgtggaacctgcacagcacaatcaaaatactctgccccaacttaacagtgaggttgtcaatctcatcggcttgctgtaaacaaaggattaaacgtatggtgtggagaatgatgtttgtttgcaaagaacaacagagaacaatgattgcagtagattgtattcagatgtaaaagaatggaccgaggtccacagttcactagcggtgtctctccaataagataaatagcatgttgggtgaacaaattacagttgggcaattgacaaatagagagggcataacaatgcacatacatatcatgatgaccaatatgagatttacttagggcattacgataaagaacatagaccgctatccagcatgcatctatgcctaaaaagtccaccttcgggttagcatccgcacgccttccagtattaagttgcaaacaacatacgattgcattaagtactgtgcgtaatgtaaacaatacaaatatccttagacaaagcattgttgttttatccctagtggcaacagcacatccataaccttagaactttctgtcactgtcccagattcaatggaggcatgaacccactatcgagcataaataccccctgttggagtcacaagtaacaacttggccagagcctctactagcaatggagagcatgcaagatcataaacaacacatatatgatagatcaataatcaacttgacatagtattccatattcatcggatcccaacaaacacaacatgtagcattacaataagatgatcttgatcatgataggcagctcacaagatctaaacatgatagctcaagaggagaagacaaccatctagctacttctatggacccatagtcaaaggatgaactactcacgcatcagtccgaaggcgatcatggtgatgtagagtcctctgggtgatgattcccctctccggcagggtgccggaggcgatctcctgaatcccccgagatgggattggcggcggcagcgtctctggaacttttctcgtatcgtggctctcggtaatagggttttcacgacggagagaataaataggcgaagaggcagagtcgggaggcgctcgaggggcccacaccctagggcggcgcgccccccttcctagccgcaccgccaggtggtgtgggaccacctcggctcttcttcgtctcctcttcggacttctggaaggctccgtggaaaataagactgtgggcttttgtttcgtccaattccgagaatatttcctgtgtaagatttctgaaaccaaaagcaatgaaaacgaggcggcgcttcggcatcttgttaataggttagtgacggaaaatgcataataataatataaagtgtatataaaacatgtgagtattgtcataaaactagcatggaacataagaaattatagatacgtttgagacgtatcaagcatcccccactacaagaaatctgccataagttgacaaaataaaggtgtcactgaaacgtcaataatggctacttgtgacgttacggtgatgcttttcaaaacgtcgaaagctggaagtcagcagtgactgcttaagacgttccacttcaaaacgtcgtagagctttgtgacgttttaaaatgtcactgacgacatgacgttcccaaaacttcatgggcacctgcccccgagtccagcgtggcaatccaACGTGGCAAAATTGTGATGAATTAGATCCTACGTGGCTAGTCTGACGTGGCAAAATTACGATGAAATTAAATCGTCGTAATCCAAAATCAGCCCAATCCATTTCGCTGGTTTGCATGGGACAAGCCCATTAATATCAGCCTTTTTCTTCTAGGCCTTGGTCTTTTCTGATCCATTTAAATTTTGAGCTTATTTTGCAGCCATTGTTCGGCCCATTTATCTTCTGGGCCTCATATTTGTTAGCCAATTTACCTTTCAGGCCTTGATCACTTAACAACCTTTACATTTTTTAGGGCCTTGGTCTTTTTGCGATCAATTATTTCATCCCATTTGTCAGTTTTTTGTTTTCAAACAGTTTGACAAAATTAAACaacatataattcaatcaaaaacAACAAAGACATGAAATTCTTTGAAAGGAGACAAGTAATCCATGGATCAAACCACAAAtacaagaaagacacaaggatgcACATAAAGCTAGCCCATAATGTAAACCCACCCTACAGCAGCAACATCCATTATCAGTCCTTCTGGCCAGACACAGCCCCCAACCTCCAGGCATATATGCCTACACATCCCCTTCTTGCACCTGCATGATCAGGACATCTCCTGTCCACCAACACTATGGCAACCTACCAACTTGTCTGTGTGTGCACCGCTCTCTCTAGCAACGCGTCACAGCGTCCGGCTACCAACCACCACCGGCCCAAGAGCAAGACTCCACCGTATGCTCatccatctattttgcatgacaaCAACAATGCAAAGGAAAATTAGTCCACAAGTACATATTTAACTGGTCAAGCCAATAATGAAAACCATTCAAGAATCAGGGACTGGACTATTTTGCATGACAACAACAATACAAAGGAAAATTAGCCCACAAGTACATACTTAACTGGTCAAGCCAATAATGAAAACCATTCAAGAATCAGGGACTGGACAAAATAACAGTTTCACGATTCACAAAATATTCATGCTTCCAAAGAAAAATATGCATCAGACTGTAATAGATTTGTGCCTCTATCTACTGCAAGAGAAATGAGAGCATAGCCTAAAGTGAAATAAAAGAGTGCTAGTCATGTAAATGCTACCCCTGGAACATCATGCAACCAATAAATTCGAAAATAGAGAACTGGAGTATAATATTTTCCATTTTACGGAGATCATTATGACTATGACTTAGCACTTACATCATAAACTGAAAAGAAAGCAACACGTATATAATTAACCATAAAGTAACATCATAGAGACTTGATCAGACCCTAATACAAAGCTATTCAGACCATATATTCCATATCACATAGGTACTTGACTCAAAATAATGCACATCATCATGGCCCATCAACCAAGTAACAAAGAGGAGAATGAGATAGACCAAAGACTTACCTAATCTAGAGATGGCATCATTGCTTCAGGCTCGACAGCATCTCACCAGCTCGCACCTAGCCAGTTCCAAGAAGCACACCTCGCCTGCGCTAGCAGCAGCGTATCTCTGTGATATGCAACCATTTCTATCAGGAAGTTACTCTACTGCAAGAAAATTAAGTCTAGTTGAAGAAAAATTAGTACTCCAAGATGGTGTAAAGCAGCCATTGACTTTACTCTGTGATATGCAACCATTGCCATCAGGAAGTTACTCTACTGCAATAAATATGCAATGAAGGAAAGACTAGGCAGCAACAATATAGCATGAATGGATTCAATAAATCCTAGCTGGAACAAAACGAGGAAGCCTCCTTGTAGTAGACATTGACGCGCTCCAGCTGCAGGTCAGAGGTGACCACATACCGCCCCGTGGGGTCGATGCCACCACCTCCCAGAACTTGGAGCCGATCTGGTTGCTACATTGCCCGCCCTGAATGTGGAGGATCTCCCTCATCTTGTCTGGAATTCAGAAAAATGCAGAGTGAGGCTAGGTTCGCATAGTGCAGTAGTACACTTGAGAAAACGAATGGTGCAGCTAGATATATACTCAGTACAAATTAAGAACTGCCTTGCTTGGCTTTCTGAATCAAAGCATGAAGTACGTGTACAGGGTGCAACCTAGCTGCAGTTCATACGAACGAACCAGTCTCTACGACACTACTACTGGGTAACAGAGCAGGAAGATTCACAAAGCACCTAAGCTAGGATTTTGCAACGACAAGGTGCAGCTGAAAAGTAACTTCAAAATTAGATCCCTGCGACCAAACGAATAGGTCCGTGCCTACTGATAGTGTTTCAAACCTTAGCTGAAGACGATAACTGTCACAAACGAACTAACCCGGGGAACTGGAAGTAATATAGAGAAATTAGGCTACCAGATTGTGAAGCGTGGGCGAATCATGACATGAACCAGTAATAAATCTGCTCCAGACCTAGACGCGGCACATCCGCCAGATCCCTAAAAGCGCGCCTCAGATCTGCTGCTTTAAGCTCCAATCCACCCAACAGAAGCTCGAGCGCCTAACCAAACTATCAGATCCACGCAGCCCAAACCCAAAATCGCCAAGCAACAGATCAGACGGATTCACCAGAAATAAATGCGAGGAAGCGGCTGAGAAAACTTACGAGTGGTGAAATCCGGCTGGACGGAGCACCGTGGGAGTGCGGTGGCGGCGAGGGGAAGGTAGCGAGCGGCAGGGTCGGGTGAGGGGCGTTTGGGGACCATGGCCTCCTTGTAGTATGCGCCGCCGTGCTTCGACGCGAAGTCCGCCGCCTGCGCCACCTTGGTCCGCAGCTGTGCGAGcctcgccgccatcgccgccggaAGGGGGGAGGCGGTGAGAGGAGGTCTGCGGTGGCCGGCGATGTGGTGCCGGGGAGACGAGGTGGAGGCGGCGCACGAGGGTGTGTGGAGGAGACGAGGGAGGGGTCTGTGAGAGGAGTAAGTGGGTTTGGATACGGGCGACCTAGAAAAACTTTCGGACCAAATTTTGGTCTCCCGCGGCCCAAAATCGAAAGCCTGTGGCGCCAACACCAATTTCACAACGCGCACAGATTCACTCCAAAatttggatgacatggcagccaAACACATACCATTGTATTGAGCCAAATTCCAATGACGTTATTGATTTGTCGCAATCGGCAGTGGAAAAACGTCGtaggccacttaattttgctaatgacgttttgacctaaattgccaatgaTGTTTTTCcccaataacgtcacgattttctagggttttgccccctcCCAGTGGCCAACgacggtcaaagctaggaacgtcataaaactatgacattttgatttccagtcataaaaaaaacgtcatattatggcagatttcttgtagtgcccaagcttagttcctactcgccctcgagtaggtaaacgataacaaggataatttctgaagtgacatgctactatcataatcttgatcaatactattgtaaagcatatgagatgaatgaagtgattcaaagcaatggtaaagataatgactaaacaactgaatcatataacaaagacttttcatgaatagtactttcaagacaagcatcaataagtcttgcatatgagtattctcataaagcaataaattcttaatagaaggttttgaagcaatacaaagtaagatataagtttcagcagttgctttcaacttcaacatgtatatcttatggataattatcaacacaaagtaatatgatgaatgcaaataagcaagtatgtaggaatcaacgcacacaattgacacaagtgtttgcctctaagatagaaagaagtaggtaaactgactcaacataaagtaaaagaaaggcccttcgcagagggaagcagggtttactctttgtgctagagctttttattttgaaaacatggaaacaattttgtcaacggtagtaataattcatatgtgttatgcataaaacatcctataagttgcaagcctcatgcattgaataccaatagtgctcgcaccttgtcctaattagcttggatttccatggattatcattgcattacatatgtttcaaccaagtgtcacaaaggggtacctctatgccgcctgtacaaaggtccaaggagatagatcgcattttatttctcgtttttgatagatctcaactcgaggacatccataccgggacaacatagaaaacagataatggactcctctttaatgcttaaagcattcaacaacagataatattctcataagagattgaggattaatgtccaaactgaaacttccaccatgatgcatggctttggttggcggcccaatgttcttctctaacaatatgcatactcaaaccatttaatcatgacaaatcacccttacttcagacaagacgaacatgcatagcaactcacatgatattcaacaaaagtgtaatagttgatggcgtccccagaaacatggttaccgctcaacaagcaacttataagaaataagatacataagctacatattctttatcacaatagtttttaagctactttcccatgagctatatattgcgaagacaaggaatgaaattttaaaggtagcacgcaagcaatttactttggaatgttagagaaataccacatagtaggtagttatggtggacacaaatggcataggttttggctcaaggttttggatgcacgagaagcattccctctcagtacaaggcattggctagcaaggttgtttgaagcaaacacaagtatgaaccggtacagcaaaacttacataagaacatattgcaagcattataagactctacactgtcttccttgttgttcaaacacttttaccagaaaatatctagactttagagagaccaatcatgcaaaccaaatttcaacaagctttacagtaattctccactaataggtgcaaactacatgatgcaagagcttaaacatgatctatttgagagctcaaaaaaattgccaagtatcaaattattcaagaccatataccaattaccacatgaagcattttctatttccaaccaaatagcgatgaacgaagcggttttcaaccttcgccatggacattaaaagtaaagctaagaacaccagtgttcatatgaacaagcggagcatgtctttctccctcacaaggaatgctaggatccgaatttattcaaacacaaacaaaaataaaaacatacagacgctccaagtaaagcacataagatgtgacggaataaaaatatagtttcactagaggtgacctgataagttgtcgatgaagaaggggatgccttgggcatccccaagcttagatgcttgagtcttcttgaaatatgcagggatgaaccacgggggcatccccaagcttagacttttcactcttcttgatcatattatatcatcctcctctcttgatccttgaaaacttcctccacaccaaactcaaaacaatctcattagagtcttagtgcataatcaaaaatttacatgttcagagaggacacaatcattcctaacacttctgaacattacccaaagctactgaaagttaatggagcaaagaaatccattcaacacagtaaaagaggcaatgtgaaataaaaggcagaatctgtcaaaacagaacagtccgtaaagacgaattttttagaggcacttaacatgctcagatgaagaagctcaaattgaatgaaagttacgtacatatctgaggattagtcatgatttttcgcagatttttctgagtttcctacagagagatctactcaaattcgtgacagcaagaaatctgtttctgcgcagaaatccaaatctagtatcaaccttactatcaaagactttacttggcacaacaatgcaataaagtaaagataaggagaggttgctacagtagtaacaacttccaagacacaaatataaaacaaaaattgcagaagtaaaataatgggttgtctcccataagcgctttttctttaacgcctttcagctaggcgcagaaagtgtaaatcaagtattatcaagagatgaagcatcaacatcatgattatccttaaaaacacaacttgtcacaataggtatcttagatgctcaattatctaaatttcccatagtggtactaagggct
This region of Lolium perenne isolate Kyuss_39 chromosome 2, Kyuss_2.0, whole genome shotgun sequence genomic DNA includes:
- the LOC127335771 gene encoding uncharacterized protein, producing MAARLAQLRTKVAQAADFASKHGGAYYKEAMVPKRPSPDPAARYLPLAATALPRCSVQPDFTTHKMREILHIQGGQCSNQIGSKFWEVVASTPRGEIRCC